A part of Amyelois transitella isolate CPQ chromosome 12, ilAmyTran1.1, whole genome shotgun sequence genomic DNA contains:
- the LOC106142566 gene encoding lysophospholipid acyltransferase 6, producing the protein MSNTYYDYYDGSKIFQFISNHIGLPLDIVNFLIAQIAALCLARLFRKPLRLASPEFRHSLCLFIGLFMGYFCFGKQAIHLSVLPMMSYILLKTIPEHVMANGVLAASMIYLSCLHLHRQLYHTADYSLDITGPLMVITQRVTSLATSLQDSLMKKEINSNCSSRPDEESKVDKMPSPLEFFSYTLAFQTLMCGPVVFYNDYIRFIEGRKINGPDKDIESSEPSPRRAVLYKVCGSVAAAFLYLTLSKKYPMDVIKELMDPTSEVSRTWSALYLLWYTNLSVMLFRCKYYHAWLLSEAICNNSGMGFNGYDNHGVPKWDKVSNIDVIGFEFAQNFRTAIACWNKNTNAWLRAVAYERGGAAYRTVRVYALSAVWHGFYPGYYFTFFAGGLFTVAARKIRIVVRPMFLGSRYKKMFYDAVSLVTTRIAMTYATAPFILLHLGPSLAFYGKLYYSLHFLALGALLLPAGSRHSGKAQSTQNLPQNSSLVGAELNPLGSSTTIATAVENTGETNGKLKIS; encoded by the exons ATGTCGAATACATACTATGACTATTATGACGgcagtaaaatatttcaattcatttCAAACCACATTGGTCTTCCATTAGATATT GTTAATTTTTTGATCGCACAAATAGCTGCACTATGCCTGGCCAGACTGTTTCGGAAACCATTGAGACTTGCTTCACCAGAGTTTCGTCATTCTTTGTGCCTTTTCATAGGTTTATTTATGGGATATTTCTGCTTTGGAAA ACAAGCAATACATTTATCAGTACTGCCTATGATGTCATACATTTTACTGAAGACTATACCTGAACATGTAATGGCGAA CGGTGTATTAGCAGCATCAATGATTTACTTGTCATGCCTACATTTACACCGACAGCTGTATCATACAGCGGATTACTCCTTGGATATTACAG GTCCCCTCATGGTGATAACGCAAAGAGTGACGTCATTGGCCACATCCTTGCAAGATAGTTTAATGAAGAAAGAGATTAACTCAAACTGTTCGAGTCGACCGGATGAGGAGTCCAAAGTGGACAAAATGCCGTCTCCACTTGAATTTTTCTCCTATACATTAGCATTTCAAACGTTAATGTGTGGCCCAGTCGTGTTCTACAATGATTATATCAGATTTATTGAAGGCAGAAAAATCAACggg CCGGATAAGGACATCGAGTCTTCCGAGCCGTCGCCACGGCGAGCTGTGTTGTACAAAGTTTGCGGTTCCGTAGCCGCTGCCTTCCTGTACCTCACTCTATCAAAGAAATATCCGATGGATGTTATAAAAG AATTAATGGACCCGACATCGGAAGTGTCGCGCACATGGTCCGCCTTGTACCTCCTATGGTACACGAACCTATCCGTAATGCTGTTCCGCTGCAAGTACTACCACGCGTGGCTTCTCTCGGAGGCGATCTGTAATAACTCCGGAATGGGATTCAACGGGTACGACAACCACGGCGTGCCCAAGTGGGACAAAGTTTCCAATATTGATGTCATCGGATTTGAG TTCGCGCAAAACTTCCGCACGGCGATCGCGTGCTGGAACAAGAACACGAACGCGTGGCTCCGCGCCGTGGCGTACGAGCGAGGCGGCGCCGCGTACCGCACCGTGCGCGTGTACGCGTTGTCGGCCGTGTGGCACGGGTTCTACCCCGGGTACTACTTCACTTTCTTCGCAGGCGGGTTGTTCACAGTGGCGGCTAGGAAG attcgCATCGTAGTCCGGCCCATGTTTCTAGGTAGCCGCTACAAAAAGATGTTCTACGACGCAGTGTCTCTAGTGACCACACGGATAGCTATGACATACGCCACGGCGCCGTTCATACTGCTTCATCTGGGACCAAGTCTCGCTTTTTATGG GAAACTGTACTACTCCTTACATTTTTTGGCGTTGGGCGCGCTTCTCTTGCCTGCCGGAAGCAGACATTCCGGAAAGGCACAATCAACTCAAAATCTACCACAAAATTCTTCCCTTGTTGGTGCGGAATTAAATCCGCTTGGTTCCTCCACTACTATAGCTACTGCTGTTGAAAATACTGGGGAAACCAATGGGAAATTGAAGATATCttag
- the LOC106142568 gene encoding uncharacterized protein LOC106142568 produces MSVFQDDWDFRFDVQNIEKGSHLQSKVFDLHELILKLIEEGLKTQDINYNGSLSQGHDQELKILMEKNKNLRQEIESKLDGITRQQSQYEKYKQDQKQLSQEIKETHEAFLMAKKYYKKFLKMYYTIEMRTGDKQTIFVQFFTESKKDSDNYSMRMLRDTKTGYYELLSTTPKIPSLKEIQRKLKDSNDVPGCLCSVRQAFITMKANKKH; encoded by the exons atgagTGTGTTCCAAGACGATTGGGATTTTCGTTTCGATGTGCAGAATATTGAAAAAGGGAGTCACCTACAATCAAAAGTGTTTGATCTCCATGAACTGATCCTGAAACTTATAGAAGAAGGATTAAAAACACAAGACATTAATTACAATGGTTCCTTATCTCAAGGTCACGATCAGGAACTTAAAATTctaatggaaaaaaataagaatcttcGTCAAGAAATTGAAAGTAAATTAGATGGAATAACCCGGCAGCAATCTCAGTACGAAAAATATAAGCAAG atcAAAAACAACTATcccaagaaataaaagaaacacaTGAAGCATTTTTAATGGctaaaaagtattataaaaaatttttaaaaatgtattataccATTGAGATGAGGACTGGTGACAAGCAGACAATTTTTGTGCAGTTCTTTACTGAATCTAAAAAAGATTCAGATAATTATTCCATGCGTATGCTGAGGGACACTAAAACTGGATATTATGAAT TGCTTAGTACAACTCCgaaaattccatcattgaaaGAAATACAAAGAAAACTTAAAGACTCAAATGATGTACCCGGATGCTTGTGCTCTGTGAGGCAAGCTTTTATTACTATGAAAGCAAATAAGAAACATTag
- the LOC106142384 gene encoding DCN1-like protein 3 has product MGQCLSCFKNQANADISTSQRKKDEVTEIVDTHQVPAVMISDYHQEEPLLQENESVTCYRNSANLQNANNINSFGEPCHGEVINLQKTQPSAEKVPKLFYQKLPSIPRTMSSLGSSDMRVSDSKINHLFDQYKDSLEDAILAEGIENLCNDLQLNPDDFKVLVLAWKLNASQMCRFTKTEFIQGLKSMKTDSIKGIQQKLNDITSELKSDTEHFKDLYRFTFKFGLDVSTGQRILPTDIAVVLWRLVFTNNEPAILDRWLNYLEKNNHIRGIPKDTWYMFLNFCEFVGNDLSTYDDTEAWPSLFDDFVEYENDQMNQNVSKNNIKIQD; this is encoded by the exons ATGGGCCAATGTCTAAGTTGTTTCAAAAATCAAGCTAATGCAGACATTTCTACCtctcaaagaaaaaaagatg agGTGACAGAAATTGTTGATACGCATCAAGTACCTGCTGTAATGATATCAGATTATCATCAGGAAGAACCACTTTTGCAGGAAAATGAAAGTGTAACTTGCTACAGAAACTCTGCCAATTTACAAAatgctaataatataaattcttttGGGGAACCGTGCCATGGAGAAGTAATAAACTTGCAAAAAACTCAACCAAGTGCTGAGAAAGtacccaaattattttatcaaaaactgcCATCTATTCCAAGAACCATGTCATCATTGGGTTCAAGTGATATGCGTGTTTCAGATTCTAAAATCAATCACCTTTTTGACCAATATAAGGATTCATTAGAAGATGCCATTCTAGCTGAAGGTATAGAGAACCTCTGCAATGATTTGCAGCTAAATCCTGATGACTTTAAGGTACTGGTTCTTGCATGGAAGTTAAACGCTAGTCAAATGTGTCGCTTTACAAAAACTGAATTTATCCAAGGACTGAAAAGTATGAAAACCGATTCAATTAAGGGCATACAGCAAAAACTGAATGACATAACTAGCGAATTGAAGTCTGACACTGAGCATTTTAAAGATTTGTATAGATTCACATTTAAGTTTGGCTTAGATGTAAGTACTGGCCAACGTATTCTCCCAACTGACATAGCTGTTGTGCTTTGGCGCCTTGTGTTCACAAATAATGAGCCTGCAATATTAGATAGGTGGCTGAACTATTTGGAGAAGAATAATCACATTCGTGGCATTCCTAAAGATACTTGGTATATGTTCTTaaatttttgtgaatttgTGGGAAATGATCTCAGTACTTATGATGATACAGAAGCTTGGCCTAGCCtttttgatgattttgtaGAGTATGAAAATGATCAAATGAATCAGAATGtttcaaaaaacaatataaagatACAGGATTGA
- the LOC106142576 gene encoding eukaryotic peptide chain release factor GTP-binding subunit ERF3A isoform X2, with the protein MGGCGDGGGESGDNGAASASPRVEEPPPVPAVAAAAPPVPPDVSPTADSWEAEADDALLTPEESNEPDEEEVDQQEDGETAKKIPKKKPPRVEDTRSKKEHVNVVFIGHVDAGKSTIGGQIMSLTGMVDKRTLEKYEREAREKSRESWYLSWALDTNQEERDKGKTVEVGRAYFETEKKHFTILDAPGHKSFVPNMIGGAAQADLAVLVISARKGEFETGFDRGGQTREHAMLAKTAGVKHLVALVNKMDDPTVNWDEKRYNECRDKIMPYLKKLGFNPAKDLSFLPVSGQTGQGLLERVSEEICPWYRGPSFIQLIDELPSLNRKMDGPFIMPVVDKYKDMGTVLMGKVEAGTTRKGAILFLMPNRAQVNVDQLWSDDIEVTSIGPGENVKVKLKGIEEEDVSPGFVLCDVTEPITTGRIFDAQVVILEHKSIICAGYSAVMHIHCAAEEVTVKALICLVDKKTGEKSKTRPRFVKQDQVAIMRIECAGVICLEPFKKFAQMGRFTLRDENKTIAIGKVLKVIE; encoded by the exons ATGGGAG GTTGCGGCGACGGCGGCGGCGAGAGCGGAGACAACGGGGCCGCGTCGGCGTCCCCGCGTGTGGAGGAGCCTCCGCCCGTGCCCGCCGTGGCGGCCGCGGCGCCCCCTGTCCCGCCCGACGTGTCCCCCACGGCCGACAGCTGGGAGGCGGAAGCCGACGACGCTCTACTTACCCCTGAGGAAAGCAATGAACCAGACGAGGAAGAGGTTGATCAACAG GAGGATGGTGAGACGGCGAAAAAGATTCCGAAGAAAAAACCTCCCCGAGTGGAGGATACGAGGAGCAAGAAAGAGCATGtaaatgttgtatttattGGACATGTCG ATGCTGGAAAGTCTACAATTGGTGGTCAAATAATGTCGTTGACTGGAATGGTGGACAAGAGAACATTAGAGAAATACGAGAGAGAGGCGCGTGAGAAATCCAGGGAGTCTTGGTACTTATCGTGGGCCCTCGACACTAACCAAGAAg aacGTGATAAGGGTAAAACTGTAGAAGTGGGGAGAGCATACTTCGAGACTGAGAAGAAGCATTTCACAATTCTTGATGCACCAGGTCACAAGAGTTTTGTACCGAACATGATAGGTGGCGCGGCGCAGGCTGACCTTGCAGTATTG gtaataTCTGCGCGTAAAGGTGAATTCGAAACGGGATTCGACAGAGGGGGGCAAACTCGTGAGCACGCTATGTTGGCCAAGACTGCGGGCGTGAAACACTTGGTCGCGCTTGTCAACAAAATGGACGACCCCACCGTCAACTGGGATGAAAAGAG ataCAATGAATGTCGTGACAAAATTATGCCATACCTCAAAAAGTTAGGATTCAATCCGGCCAAGGACCTTTCCTTCTTACCCGTGTCTGGACAAACTGGTCAAGGCTTATTGGAAAga gtGTCTGAAGAAATCTGTCCATGGTACAGAGGGCCCTCATTTATCCAGCTTATTGACGAATTGCCATCACTCAACCGCAAAATGGATGGGCCATTTATCATGCCAGTCGTAGACAAGTATAAGGATATGGGCACGGTTCTAATGGGAAAAGTCGAGGCAGGAACTACGCGGAAGGGAGCTATCTTATTCCTTATGCCTAACAGA GCACAAGTAAACGTCGACCAGTTATGGTCGGACGACATAGAAGTGACTTCTATTGGACCTGGTGAGAATGTCAAGGTGAAACTCAAAGGAATTGAAGAGGAGGATGTGTCACCTGGATTTGTTTTATGCGACGTTACAGAACCTATCACTACAGGCAGA ATTTTCGATGCTCAAGTTGTGATTTTAGAGCACAAATCGATCATCTGCGCAGGTTACTCGGCTGTCATGCACATACATTGTGCGGCTGAGGAAGTAACTGTTAAG GCACTTATTTGTTTGGTGGACAAGAAGACTGGTGAGAAGTCGAAGACGAGACCGCGTTTCGTAAAACAGGACCAAGTGGCGATCATGAGGATAGAGTGTGCGGGCGTCATCTGTTTGGAGCCCTTCAAGAAGTTCGCCCAAATGGGCAGGTTTACACTTAGAGATGAGA ATAAAACTATTGCTATTGGAAAAGTACTAAAAGTGATTGAGTAA
- the LOC106142576 gene encoding eukaryotic peptide chain release factor GTP-binding subunit ERF3A isoform X1, with amino-acid sequence MSNNGAPDSWESQADLIGEQGAKDPNDVSTKFSTLNVNAVEFVPSFCKPSQGSDNTDSDSPTTPQKSESPSTNSAASPVLNGCGDGGGESGDNGAASASPRVEEPPPVPAVAAAAPPVPPDVSPTADSWEAEADDALLTPEESNEPDEEEVDQQEDGETAKKIPKKKPPRVEDTRSKKEHVNVVFIGHVDAGKSTIGGQIMSLTGMVDKRTLEKYEREAREKSRESWYLSWALDTNQEERDKGKTVEVGRAYFETEKKHFTILDAPGHKSFVPNMIGGAAQADLAVLVISARKGEFETGFDRGGQTREHAMLAKTAGVKHLVALVNKMDDPTVNWDEKRYNECRDKIMPYLKKLGFNPAKDLSFLPVSGQTGQGLLERVSEEICPWYRGPSFIQLIDELPSLNRKMDGPFIMPVVDKYKDMGTVLMGKVEAGTTRKGAILFLMPNRAQVNVDQLWSDDIEVTSIGPGENVKVKLKGIEEEDVSPGFVLCDVTEPITTGRIFDAQVVILEHKSIICAGYSAVMHIHCAAEEVTVKALICLVDKKTGEKSKTRPRFVKQDQVAIMRIECAGVICLEPFKKFAQMGRFTLRDENKTIAIGKVLKVIE; translated from the exons atgtccAATAACGGTGCTCCAGACTCCTGGGAAAGTCAAGCAGACCTAATAGGTGAACAAGGTGCAAAGGATCCCAATGATGTGTCCACCAAATTTTCCACGTTGAATGTAAATGCTGTGGAATTCGTTCCTTCGTTTTGTAAACCTTCTCAGGGTAGCGATAATACTGATTCTGACTCCCCTACTACACCACAAAAATCTGAAAGTCCGTCTACTAATTCTGCGGCAAGTCCTGTTTTGAATG GTTGCGGCGACGGCGGCGGCGAGAGCGGAGACAACGGGGCCGCGTCGGCGTCCCCGCGTGTGGAGGAGCCTCCGCCCGTGCCCGCCGTGGCGGCCGCGGCGCCCCCTGTCCCGCCCGACGTGTCCCCCACGGCCGACAGCTGGGAGGCGGAAGCCGACGACGCTCTACTTACCCCTGAGGAAAGCAATGAACCAGACGAGGAAGAGGTTGATCAACAG GAGGATGGTGAGACGGCGAAAAAGATTCCGAAGAAAAAACCTCCCCGAGTGGAGGATACGAGGAGCAAGAAAGAGCATGtaaatgttgtatttattGGACATGTCG ATGCTGGAAAGTCTACAATTGGTGGTCAAATAATGTCGTTGACTGGAATGGTGGACAAGAGAACATTAGAGAAATACGAGAGAGAGGCGCGTGAGAAATCCAGGGAGTCTTGGTACTTATCGTGGGCCCTCGACACTAACCAAGAAg aacGTGATAAGGGTAAAACTGTAGAAGTGGGGAGAGCATACTTCGAGACTGAGAAGAAGCATTTCACAATTCTTGATGCACCAGGTCACAAGAGTTTTGTACCGAACATGATAGGTGGCGCGGCGCAGGCTGACCTTGCAGTATTG gtaataTCTGCGCGTAAAGGTGAATTCGAAACGGGATTCGACAGAGGGGGGCAAACTCGTGAGCACGCTATGTTGGCCAAGACTGCGGGCGTGAAACACTTGGTCGCGCTTGTCAACAAAATGGACGACCCCACCGTCAACTGGGATGAAAAGAG ataCAATGAATGTCGTGACAAAATTATGCCATACCTCAAAAAGTTAGGATTCAATCCGGCCAAGGACCTTTCCTTCTTACCCGTGTCTGGACAAACTGGTCAAGGCTTATTGGAAAga gtGTCTGAAGAAATCTGTCCATGGTACAGAGGGCCCTCATTTATCCAGCTTATTGACGAATTGCCATCACTCAACCGCAAAATGGATGGGCCATTTATCATGCCAGTCGTAGACAAGTATAAGGATATGGGCACGGTTCTAATGGGAAAAGTCGAGGCAGGAACTACGCGGAAGGGAGCTATCTTATTCCTTATGCCTAACAGA GCACAAGTAAACGTCGACCAGTTATGGTCGGACGACATAGAAGTGACTTCTATTGGACCTGGTGAGAATGTCAAGGTGAAACTCAAAGGAATTGAAGAGGAGGATGTGTCACCTGGATTTGTTTTATGCGACGTTACAGAACCTATCACTACAGGCAGA ATTTTCGATGCTCAAGTTGTGATTTTAGAGCACAAATCGATCATCTGCGCAGGTTACTCGGCTGTCATGCACATACATTGTGCGGCTGAGGAAGTAACTGTTAAG GCACTTATTTGTTTGGTGGACAAGAAGACTGGTGAGAAGTCGAAGACGAGACCGCGTTTCGTAAAACAGGACCAAGTGGCGATCATGAGGATAGAGTGTGCGGGCGTCATCTGTTTGGAGCCCTTCAAGAAGTTCGCCCAAATGGGCAGGTTTACACTTAGAGATGAGA ATAAAACTATTGCTATTGGAAAAGTACTAAAAGTGATTGAGTAA
- the LOC106142576 gene encoding eukaryotic peptide chain release factor GTP-binding subunit ERF3A isoform X3 has product MKFKLYEDGETAKKIPKKKPPRVEDTRSKKEHVNVVFIGHVDAGKSTIGGQIMSLTGMVDKRTLEKYEREAREKSRESWYLSWALDTNQEERDKGKTVEVGRAYFETEKKHFTILDAPGHKSFVPNMIGGAAQADLAVLVISARKGEFETGFDRGGQTREHAMLAKTAGVKHLVALVNKMDDPTVNWDEKRYNECRDKIMPYLKKLGFNPAKDLSFLPVSGQTGQGLLERVSEEICPWYRGPSFIQLIDELPSLNRKMDGPFIMPVVDKYKDMGTVLMGKVEAGTTRKGAILFLMPNRAQVNVDQLWSDDIEVTSIGPGENVKVKLKGIEEEDVSPGFVLCDVTEPITTGRIFDAQVVILEHKSIICAGYSAVMHIHCAAEEVTVKALICLVDKKTGEKSKTRPRFVKQDQVAIMRIECAGVICLEPFKKFAQMGRFTLRDENKTIAIGKVLKVIE; this is encoded by the exons atgaagtttaaactttat GAGGATGGTGAGACGGCGAAAAAGATTCCGAAGAAAAAACCTCCCCGAGTGGAGGATACGAGGAGCAAGAAAGAGCATGtaaatgttgtatttattGGACATGTCG ATGCTGGAAAGTCTACAATTGGTGGTCAAATAATGTCGTTGACTGGAATGGTGGACAAGAGAACATTAGAGAAATACGAGAGAGAGGCGCGTGAGAAATCCAGGGAGTCTTGGTACTTATCGTGGGCCCTCGACACTAACCAAGAAg aacGTGATAAGGGTAAAACTGTAGAAGTGGGGAGAGCATACTTCGAGACTGAGAAGAAGCATTTCACAATTCTTGATGCACCAGGTCACAAGAGTTTTGTACCGAACATGATAGGTGGCGCGGCGCAGGCTGACCTTGCAGTATTG gtaataTCTGCGCGTAAAGGTGAATTCGAAACGGGATTCGACAGAGGGGGGCAAACTCGTGAGCACGCTATGTTGGCCAAGACTGCGGGCGTGAAACACTTGGTCGCGCTTGTCAACAAAATGGACGACCCCACCGTCAACTGGGATGAAAAGAG ataCAATGAATGTCGTGACAAAATTATGCCATACCTCAAAAAGTTAGGATTCAATCCGGCCAAGGACCTTTCCTTCTTACCCGTGTCTGGACAAACTGGTCAAGGCTTATTGGAAAga gtGTCTGAAGAAATCTGTCCATGGTACAGAGGGCCCTCATTTATCCAGCTTATTGACGAATTGCCATCACTCAACCGCAAAATGGATGGGCCATTTATCATGCCAGTCGTAGACAAGTATAAGGATATGGGCACGGTTCTAATGGGAAAAGTCGAGGCAGGAACTACGCGGAAGGGAGCTATCTTATTCCTTATGCCTAACAGA GCACAAGTAAACGTCGACCAGTTATGGTCGGACGACATAGAAGTGACTTCTATTGGACCTGGTGAGAATGTCAAGGTGAAACTCAAAGGAATTGAAGAGGAGGATGTGTCACCTGGATTTGTTTTATGCGACGTTACAGAACCTATCACTACAGGCAGA ATTTTCGATGCTCAAGTTGTGATTTTAGAGCACAAATCGATCATCTGCGCAGGTTACTCGGCTGTCATGCACATACATTGTGCGGCTGAGGAAGTAACTGTTAAG GCACTTATTTGTTTGGTGGACAAGAAGACTGGTGAGAAGTCGAAGACGAGACCGCGTTTCGTAAAACAGGACCAAGTGGCGATCATGAGGATAGAGTGTGCGGGCGTCATCTGTTTGGAGCCCTTCAAGAAGTTCGCCCAAATGGGCAGGTTTACACTTAGAGATGAGA ATAAAACTATTGCTATTGGAAAAGTACTAAAAGTGATTGAGTAA